One Chitinophagaceae bacterium C216 genomic window carries:
- the rhaS_5 gene encoding HTH-type transcriptional activator RhaS has translation MDIDKIASLSSINIHDLNSKSRYKVTNHQMETLWKNIVHFSNDKLTGLHFGAAMQLAALNAVGQIIQTSSTVKEALQHAGTLLHLITDYYTMLIEEQSKTFSVSFIKNKGYEKFPCSMKHIGDFLVTFTLYEMRGLLLTNPEPIKIGIPSFHKDYKAEYEIIFNCRVSKSENYSINFKKEFLATPIITANYEIQTLLLNQIHQLQQPQKLKGSFSRRIFNYLITNSYLYAMSIEAVAGNFNMSVRTLQRKLKEEGISYLVIVEEVRKTLAIHYIENSSSSVKEIAAIIGYSEPSAFVRAFKKWTGITPSAYRT, from the coding sequence ATGGATATTGATAAAATTGCTTCGTTATCCTCAATTAATATTCATGATTTGAATAGCAAATCCCGATACAAGGTCACCAACCATCAAATGGAAACCCTCTGGAAAAATATTGTTCATTTTTCCAATGACAAGTTGACTGGTCTACATTTTGGTGCAGCTATGCAGCTTGCTGCTTTAAACGCTGTGGGCCAGATTATTCAGACGAGCAGCACAGTGAAAGAAGCCTTGCAACATGCAGGAACATTGCTGCACCTGATTACTGATTACTATACAATGTTGATAGAAGAACAATCAAAAACATTCAGTGTTTCTTTTATCAAAAACAAGGGTTATGAAAAGTTCCCTTGCTCCATGAAGCATATAGGTGATTTCCTTGTAACATTTACCCTTTACGAAATGAGGGGGCTTTTACTCACAAATCCGGAACCTATAAAAATAGGAATACCCAGTTTTCATAAAGACTACAAAGCCGAATACGAAATCATATTTAACTGTAGGGTTAGTAAATCTGAAAATTACTCGATTAATTTTAAAAAGGAATTTTTAGCAACACCCATTATAACTGCCAACTATGAAATCCAAACATTGTTATTAAACCAAATACACCAGTTACAACAGCCACAAAAACTGAAGGGCAGCTTCTCCCGACGCATCTTCAATTACCTTATTACCAACTCTTACCTCTATGCAATGTCTATCGAAGCAGTTGCTGGTAATTTTAATATGAGTGTGAGAACCCTCCAACGGAAACTAAAAGAGGAAGGAATATCCTACCTGGTAATTGTGGAGGAAGTACGAAAAACGCTTGCCATCCATTATATTGAAAATAGTTCTTCATCCGTCAAAGAGATAGCAGCAATTATAGGATACTCCGAGCCAAGTGCATTCGTTAGGGCTTTCAAAAAGTGGACAGGCATAACCCCCTCTGCATACCGTACGTAA